One window of Papaver somniferum cultivar HN1 chromosome 9, ASM357369v1, whole genome shotgun sequence genomic DNA carries:
- the LOC113308470 gene encoding putative serine/threonine-protein kinase-like protein CCR3, with product MMLLHQNPSYFLKQILVLIVVFVAEEVVLMVDGLGSASTIAITYGSNTVCGILAGKTNQRIECYTPNNKGSSNTTISIQPNISYDSISGGKDFFCGLRSGGFSFLCWTASVNSSSSSPRPKRIYYSVNVTLKDIAVGENHVCGIENTTGVVRCWWRQNGVPKLRYLSPDNGNFSLITSGNGFSCGVLITSNRVKCWGIDGVKANEIEKEFRSVSMVSLMAGSSHVCGVDSNGVLICKGNNDNGQLNFPWRKQEEPFEYSGLGLGLNHTCVIRRLNGSVICWGGNGMYSSDRIQGVSFESIVAGLDFTCGLTTRNLSMICWGPGWISSNSTSLMDLPLPKIVPGSCTLTPCGQCGIYPDSDNLCSSSGNICRQCDYYRVVDNNPSAPPPFIPPPPPASNSIVKNKVLLAFAIVGSVGIVCGVLTLIYCLWTGVCCCNRKKIHNSVQPTINRANSNRGSGHFSPTFSISSKRHNSFRAMRRTRSGPSSKHADRAEQFSLAELGAATNGFSAENKIGSGSFGTVYKGKLRDGREVAIKRGETGTKTKKFQEKESAFDSELESLSRLHHKHLVSLVGFCEENEERLLVYEYMKNGALYDHIHSKDNVEKTSSLLNTWKMRIKVSLDAARGIEYLHNYAVPPIIHRDIKSSNILLDSNWVGRVSDFGLSLLGPESEGEYMSAKAAGTVGYMDPEYYGLNVLTAKSDVYGLGVVMLELLTGKKAIFRDDVLDGEGPMSVVDYAVPKIMAGELERILDVRVGLPDVNMAEAVELVAYTAVHCVNLEGKERPSMNDIVANLERALSLCEGSHGSISSASLASE from the coding sequence ATGATGCTTCTCCATCAAAACCCATCTTATTTTCTCAAGCAGATTTTGGTGTTgattgttgtttttgtagcagaAGAGGTGGTTTTGATGGTAGATGGACTTGGTTCGGCATCAACCATAGCTATAACATATGGGTCTAATACAGTCTGTGGGATATTAGCAGGAAAAACAAACCAGAGAATCGAATGTTATACTCCTAATAACAAAGGGTCTTCTAATACAACAATTTCAATACAACCTAACATATCTTATGATTCAATCTCTGGTGGTAAAGATTTTTTCTGTGGATTAAGATCTGGGGGTTTTAGTTTCCTTTGTTGGACTGCTTCTGtaaactcatcatcttcatctccgaGACCTAAAAGAATCTATTACAGTGTTAATGTCACTTTAAAAGATATAGCAGTAGGTGAGAATCATGTCTGTGGGATTGAAAATACTACTGGTGTTGTTCGTTGCTGGTGGAGACAAAATGGGGTTCCAAAGTTGAGATATTTATCTCCTGATAATGGAAATTTTTCGTTAATTACTTCTGgtaatgggttttcttgtggagTTTTGATTACTTCTAACAGAGTCAAGTGCTGGGGGATTGATGGTGTGAAAGctaatgaaattgaaaaggaatttCGGAGTGTTTCAATGGTGAGTTTAATGGCAGGTTCTTCACATGTTTGTGGGGTGGATTCTAATGGTGTTTTGATTTGTAAAGGAAATAATGATAATGGGCAACTGAATTTCCCTTGGAGAAAACAAGAAGAGCCGTTTGAGTATTCGGGGTTAGGATTGGGGTTGAATCATACTTGTGTTATTAGAAGATTGAACGGTTCTGTAATTTGTTGGGGTGGAAATGGAATGTATTCAAGTGATCGGATTCAAGGGGTGTCATTTGAATCCATTGTTGCAGGACTGGATTTCACTTGCGGTTTAACGACGAGGAATTTATCGATGATTTGTTGGGGGCCGGGGTGGATTTCGTCTAATAGTACTAGTTTGATGGATCTTCCATTGCCGAAGATTGTACCAGGTTCGTGCACTTTAACTCCATGTGGACAATGTGGTATCTATCCTGACTCTGACAATCTTTGTTCTAGCTCTGGTAATATATGTAGGCAATGTGATTACTATCGAGTTGTAGACAACAACCCGTCTGCGCCTCCGCCGTTTATACCGCCACCGCCGCCAGCATCGAATTCCATAGTCAAAAACAAGGTGTTATTAGCTTTTGCAATTGTTGGATCGGTTGGAATCGTGTGCGGTGTTTTGACTCTGATTTATTGCTTGTGGACGGGAGTTTGTTGTTGTAATCGGAAAAAGATTCATAATTCAGTTCAACCCACTATCAACAGAGCTAATTCTAACAGAGGCAGTGGTCATTTCAGTCCAACATTTTCGATATCATCGAAGCGTCATAATAGTTTTCGAGCAATGAGGCGTACAAGGAGTGGCCCTTCCTCAAAACATGCTGACAGAGCTGAACAGTTTTCTCTTGCAGAGCTTGGTGCTGCAACTAATGGTTTTTCTGCAGAGAACAAAATTGGGTCTGGAAGTTTTGGGACAGTTTACAAAGGTAAACTTCGAGACGGGCGTGAAGTCGCGATTAAAAGAGGGGAAACCGGTACAAAAACAAAGAAATTTCAAGAGAAGGAAAGTGCATTCGACTCGGAACTAGAATCCCTGTCGCGGCTGCACCATAAGCATTTGGTTAGTCTTGTAGGTTTCTGCGAAGAAAATGAGGAACGGCTTCTGGTATACGAGTACATGAAAAATGGTGCACTCTATGATCATATACATTCGAAAGACAATGTCGAAAAAACTAGTAGTCTTTTGAATACATGGAAAATGAGGATTAAAGTTTCATTAGATGCAGCAAGAGGGATTGAATATCTGCATAACTACGCAGTTCCGCCTATAATTCACAGAGATATTAAATCGTCTAACATCTTGTTAGACTCGAACTGGGTAGGTAGAGTTTCAGACTTCGGGTTATCTCTACTTGGTCCAGAATCAGAAGGCGAATACATGTCAGCAAAAGCTGCTGGAACAGTTGGGTATATGGATCCCGAGTACTACGGATTAAACGTTTTAACTGCAAAGAGTGATGTTTATGGTCTCGGAGTAGTAATGCTGGAGTTGTTAACAGGAAAGAAAGCTATATTCAGAGACGACGTTTTAGATGGTGAAGGGCCAATGAGTGTCGTGGATTATGCAGTGCCTAAGATTATGGCTGGAGAGCTTGAGAGAATTTTGGATGTGCGCGTAGGACTGCCAGACGTGAACATGGCGGAAGCGGTCGAGCTGGTGGCTTATACGGCCGTACATTGCGTGAACTTGGAAGGAAAAGAGAGACCAAGCATGAATGACATTGTTGCTAATCTTGAGAGGGCATTATCGCTATGTGAGGGCAGTCATGGAAGCATCTCTAGTGCTTCATTAGCATCAGAGTAG
- the LOC113313360 gene encoding NF-X1-type zinc finger protein NFXL2-like, with the protein MAATEIQHYPVSDSDNDSDNGKDELRHTDLEETIFKSYLQLNTENSSSSQPDLSKIKSFLNSSRSGALSCMICLERIRLTDPTWSCYKECYAVFHLICIQSWARQASDLAAARAASRLSTEHFPLAGANAANWNCPKCRVEYSKTLIPSKYLCYCGKTQDPDSDPWILPHSCGEVCERPLKYECGHYCLLLCHPGPCPACPKLVKNRCFCGKIEDVKRCGFKDFTCNRVCEKKLDCGVHRCNVICHQGLCPPCKAKGVYKCQCGKFEQERECFEREFKCENECGKLLGCGKHVCERGCHEGMCGGCPYQGKRSCPCGKRVYEGMPCDTVLPTCGSTCEKMLSCGIHRCPERCHKGSCNETCRTVIIKSCRCGSLRKQVPCHQALACERKCNRGRDCGRHACRRRCCDGDCPPCSEICDRKLRCNNHKCPSPCHRGACAPCPLMVTISCSCGETRFEVPCGTEREQKPPKCPKRCSISPLCRHAPKRKPHKCHYGACPPCRLVCEEEYPCGHNCKLRCHGPEPPPNPEFTLKSKKKKSNRKPECTPGTPCPPCPELVWRSCLGQHIGAEQMMVCSKVKAFSCQNLCGNLLGCTNHYCTKPCHALKSQTSIADRSVRTEPCEECHLPCEKERKLACPHPCPIPCHPGDCSPCKTLIKRSCHCGAMVHVFECTRYNSLPENEQLTIRSCAGHCHRKLLNCSHLCPEKCHPGQCPSPEKCSKKVNVRCRCQNLKKEWLCQDVQAAYISTGCDPKDISKSQFGIGLLPCNSECASKVKAVESALQLRKPKVPESKVTDAEPKVPKRRKRRDQVQEATQVSRLQKIIATVQWFFICILILVAVVAAAYYGYKGLLWLSDWMNEVEERRPRKRFPNI; encoded by the exons ATGGCGGCAACAGAAATTCAACACTATCCGGTGTCAGATTCAGATAACGATTCCGACAACGGGAAAGATGAACTCCGGCACACAGATCTCGAAGAAACAATCTTCAAATCATATCTTCAATTAAACACGGAAAATTCATCATCGTCACAACCAGATCTCTCGAAGATCAAATCATTTCTGAATTCATCTCGATCAGGTGCATTATCTTGTATGATCTGTCTAGAACGAATCCGGCTCACCGATCCAACCTGGTCATGTTACAAAGAATGTTACGCCGTGTTCCATCTCATCTGTATTCAGAGTTGGGCGCGTCAAGCTTCTGATCTCGCAGCTGCACGAGCCGCTTCTCGTCTCTCAACTGAGCATTTCCCATTAGCTGGGGCTAATGCAGCGAATTGGAATTGCCCTAAATGTAGAGTTGagtattcaaaaaccctaatcccTAGTAAATATTTATGTTACTGTGGTAAAACACAAGACCCTGATAGCGATCCATGGATATTACCACATTCTTGTGGTGAAGTGTGTGAAAGACCATTGAAATATGAATGTGGGCATTATTGTTTGTTGTTGTGTCACCCCGGACCGTGTCCGGCGTGTCCGAAACTAGTTAAAAATCGTTGCTTTTGTGGTAAAATTGAAGATGTTAAACGTTGTGGGTTTAAGGATTTTACATGTAATCGTGTTTGTGAAAAGAAATTAGATTGTGGGGTTCATAGGTGTAATGTGATTTGCCATCAAGGGTTATGTCCACCCTGTAAAGCTAAGGGGGTTTATAAATGTCAATGTGGGAAGTTTGAACAAGAGAGGGAGTGTTTTGAGAGGGAGTTTAAGTGTGAGAATGAATGTGGAAAGTTGCTTGGGTGtggaaaacatgtttgtgaacgaGGGTGTCATGAGGGTATGTGTGGTGGGTGTCCTTACCAAGGTAAGCGGTCGTGTCCTTGTGGGAAGAGGGTTTATGAAGGAATGCCTTGTGATACTGTGCTGCCAACGTGTGGGTCAACATGTGAAAAGATGTTGAGCTGTGGCATTCATCGATGCCCGGAGCGATGTCATAAGGGTTCGTGTAATGAGACTTGTAGAACTGTTATTATAAAGTCTTGCCGATGCGGAAGCTTGAGGAAACAG GTTCCTTGCCATCAAGCATTAGCCTGTGAAAGAAAGTGCAATCGAGGACGAGATTGTGGTCGGCATGCATGTAGGCGTCGTTGTTGTGATGGGGATTGTCCACCTTGTTCAGAG ATATGTGACAGAAAGCTCCGTTGTAACAACCACAAATGCCCTTCACCGTGTCACAG AGGTGCTTGTGCTCCTTGTCCATTAATGGTGACTATATCATGTTCATGCGGTGAAACACGATTCGAG GTTCCTTGTGGTACTGAAAGAGAGCAAAAGCCTCCTAAATGTCCCAAACGATGCAGCATATCCCCTCTGTGCAGGCATGCACCAAAACGCAAG CCTCATAAATGCCATTATGGAGCTTGCCCCCCCTGTCGTCTAGTTTGTGAAGAGGAATATCCTTGCGGGCATAACTGTAAATTAAG GTGCCATGGTCCTGAACCTCCTCCAAACCCTGAGTTCAcattaaaatcaaagaaaaagaagtcaaatcGGAAACCTGAGTGCACACCTGGTACACCTTGCCCTCCTTGCCCGGAGCTTGTTTGGAGGTCCTGCCTAGGGCAACACATTGGAGCAGAGCAGATG ATGGTCTGCTCAAAAGTAAAAGCATTTTCATGTCAAAACTTGTGTGGCAACCTTCTTGGCTGTACTAACCACTATTGTACAAAACCTTGCCATGCTTTAAAGAGCCAAACCTCGATAGCAGATCGAAGTGTAAGAACAGAGCCTTGTGAAGAATGTCACCTCCCTTGCGAGAAG GAGAGAAAGCTTGCTTGCCCACATCCTTGCCCTATACCATGTCATCCTGGAGATTGTTCTCCATGCAAAACACTTATCAAAAGGTCATGCCATTGTGGCGCCATGGTTCATGTTTTTGAATGCACACGCTACAATAGCTTGCCTGAAAATGAACAACTGACTATTCGTTCATGTGCTGGACATTGTCACAG AAAGTTACTCAACTGCTCACATCTATGCCCTGAGAAATGTCATCCTGGGCAATGCCCATCACCTGAAAAATGCAGTAAAAAG GTTAACGTCCGTTGTCGCTGTCAAAATCTCAAAAAGGAGTGGCTGTGTCAAGATGTTCAAGCTGCCTATATCTCCACTGGCTGCGACCCCAAAGATATATCTAAAAGTCAGTTTGGGATTGGATTACTTCCTTGTAATTCTGAATGTGCAAGTAAAGTAAAGGCTGTGGAGTCAGCCTTGCAGTTGCGTAAACCTAAAGTTCCTGAG AGCAAAGTCACAGACGCTGAACCGAAAGTGCCAAAGCGTAGGAAGAGACGTGATCAAGTACAGGAAGCTACACAAGTTTCAAGACTGCAG AAAATTATAGCGACAGTGCAGTGGTTTTTCATTTGTATTTTAATATTGGTAGCTGTGGTAGCAGCTGCATATTATGGTTACAAGGGTCTCCTCTGGCTCTCTGATTGGATGaacgaggttgaagaaagaagaCCGCGTAAAAGATTTCCAAATATCTGA